The Meiothermus sp. CFH 77666 genomic interval GTGGCTTGCGGCAGGGCCTCGGAGGAGGGGGAGAGTGCGGTGTGCTGGCGAAGGGTTCGACCAAAGAGTTCGCTGTTCAGTTTGCCCTGGCGGGACTGCATCCGCTCCCGGGCCAGGAGCACCCGTTCCCGCACCAGGGCGGTGGGTTCGCCCTCAGGAGCGCGGGCCAGTTCCTCCAGGGTGAGCCTTGGCACCTCCACCACCAGATCGAAGCGGTTCAGCAGGGGGCCGGAGATGCGGCCTACGTAGCGGGTGCTGGGTAGGGGTACAGCTACAGGGTTTCTCCGGGTCGCTGAACCAGCCGCAAATGCAGTGATTCGTAGCCGTCCCACGCAGGAGGTACGGCCATTGACAGGAGTCTGGAAGAGGACTTATAGTTTGTTCGCTGAACTTACTAAAAGGCAGAACTGCAAACGAGGTGCTGTGGCTCGCTCTGTCCCCCTGGATCAGCAAACCATCAAACGGCAAAATCGCCGTTTGATTCTGGAGGCTTTACGGCGGAACGGGCCGCTGAGCCGGGCCGAGCTGGCCCGGGTGGTAGGCCTGACCAAGAGCACGGTCTCCTCGCTCATTCAGGAACTGCTGGATGAACAGGTGCTATTTGAAGGGACGCTCCAGACCAGCGGTTTGGGGCGGCCTGGAACGTCGCTGGAATTCCACTCTGAAGGCGCAATGGCCCTGGGAGTCGAACTAGCTGTGGAGAACACCGCGCTCATTCTGCTCGACCTGAACAGCCAAACCCAGGGGCAGTGGGAGTGGGTAGAAAGCCCCAGCACTTCCCTACCCGAGCGCCTGCACAAGCTGGCAGCACAGGTTCAGGTGCACGTACCAAACTTTGAACGGCTGCTGGGGATTGGGCTGGCGGTACCGGGGGTCATCAAGCAAGACCGAACCCTGGTCTATGCCCCCAACTCGGGGCCGGGCTGGCGCAACGAGCGCCCGGCCGAGACCCTCGAGGCTCTCCTGGGGCTACCGGTCATCCTCGACAACGATGCCAACGCTTCGGCCTTTGGCGAAACCTTCTGGGGCGAGAACCACAGCCCTTTGCTCTACATCATGCTCTCCACCGGGCTGGGCACGGGGTTGGTGGTGGATGGGCAGGTCTACCGGGGACGTACCGGCGCGGCGGGAGAGTTGGGCCACTGGCTGATTGGGCCAAAGCGCCACCCCAGCAGTACCTCGGTGGTCGAGGGTGAGCTGTCCCTCCGATCCGCCGTGAACCACTACCAGGCCCAGAGCGGGCGTAGCGAGGGCTTCCAGGGCATCCTCGAGCGGGCCGATGAAGGCGACCCATTTGCCCTGCAAACCCTCGAGCGCCTGGCCCAACGGTTGGGTCACTTTATTGCCAACGTGGCGGTTGCCTTCGACCCCGCCGTAGTGGTGCTGGGAGGGCCCGGCGCTGAAGCCTGGGCTTGGCTCGAAGCGCCCCTACGGAGTACGCTTAAGGAACTAGCGTTCATCCCCGAACACGCCGAGCTGCCCGTGCGGCCCAGCGCGTTCGGACATCTAGCCCCGGCTATGGGCGCTGCAGCGCTGGTGTTGCAGCGCTTTCTAGCGAATGGTGGAACCAGGGACTGGAGCCCGCCAATCTCCACCCTGGGGACTCGGCAAACCATTGGCGCACCAACCTTGTGGAGGAAATAATATGCGCAAATTCTTCTTAGCCCTGGTCGCAGCAGCCCTTGGCTCGCTGGCCCTGGCCCAGTCGGGGAAGCTGGAAATCTTCTCCTGGTGGGCCGGCGATGAAGGCCCCGCCCTGCAAGCCCTGATTGACCTGTACAAGAAGCGCTACCCCAACGTGGAAGTCATCAACGCGACCGTGACCGGCGGCTCCGGCGTGAATGCCCGGGCCGTCCTCAAGACCCGCATGCTGGGCGGCGACCCCCCCGACAGCTTCCAGGTACACGCCGGGCAAGAACTCATCGGCACCTGGGTGGTGGCCGACCGAATGGAAGACCTGACCCCCTTGTTCCAGCAGGAAGGCTGGATGAACCGCTTCCCCAAAGGGCTCATAGATCTGCTCTCCTATAAGGGCAAGATTTACAGCGTACCCGTCAACATCCATCGTTCCAACGTGATGTGGTACGTACCCGCCAAGCTGCGCGAGTGGGGCGTACAACCCCCCAAAACCTGGGCCGAGTTCCTGACGGTCTGCCAGACCCTTAAGAGCAAGGGCCTCGAGGCTCCCCTGGCCCTGGGCGAGAACTGGACCCAGCAGCACCTGTGGGAGTCGGTGGCCCTGGGGGTACTGGGTGCCAACGACTACACCAACCTCTGGAACGGCAAGCTGCGCTTCAACGACCCCAAAGTAGTAGCCGTGTGGAACACCTTTGGCCGGGTACTCGACTGCGCTAACAAAGACGCCTCGGGCCTCTCCTGGCAGCAAGCGGTAGACCGGGTTCTAGAAGGCCAGGCTGCCTTCAACATCATGGGTGACTGGGCTGCCGGCTACATGACCACCACCAAAGGCCTGAAGCCCGGCGAAGGCTTCGGCTGGGCTCCGGCACCCGGCACGGCGGGCGTATTCATGATGCTCTCCGACTCCTTCGGCCTGCCCAAAGGCGTGAAGAACCGCACCAACGTACTCAACTGGCTGCGGCTGGTCGGCTCCAAGGAAGGCCAGGACGCCTTCAACCCGCTCAAGGGTTCGATTGCCGCCCGCACCGACTCCGACCCCAGCAAGTACAACGCCTACCTGCAATCGGCCATGCGTGACTGGCGCAACAACCGCATCGTGGGCTCGCTGGTGCACGGGGCCGTAGCCCCCGAGTCCTTCATGAGCCAGTTTGGCACCGTGATGGAAATCTACCTCTCGGGCCGCAACGCCCAGGCCGCGTCCAACGCAGCCCAGGCCATCGCCACCCAGGTTCGTCTGGGCCAGTAGTTCATCTGAAGGGGCAGGTCTCTTGACCTGCCCCTCTGTCTTTATTCGCACAACTGCCCCTTGGAAATGCGCATCCAATCCGTCCGAGGTGGCGTAGCCGACGAAGAATCTGCACCGCTCGGAAAACCCCGGCAACATAACCCACCATGCTGCTACACAAACAAAGAACTGCCCATCTAATCTAGCGAGGTGCCACCCCAAGAGGTAAAGATGAACTGGTTCAGAAACAAAGATACCCTCTACGGCTTCCTGGTCATCCTGCCCTCGCTGATACTGCTGGGCATTTTCGTCTACGGTTTTATCTTCCAGACCTTTTACACCTCCCTCACCGACTGGGGCCGCGACCCGGCCCAGGCCCTCTCGGCCAACCCCCAGATTCGCTTCATCGGCTTTGAAAACTACCGCGAGCTTTTCACCGGGTTTGTAGATGCGCGGTTCCGTCAGGATCTGGTCAACACCTTCTTCTTCACGGTGTTCTTCATTCTAGGCTGCCTGGGCGTGGGACTGGGGCTGGCCATTGTGCTGGATCGAAGCCCCAAAGGGGAGGGGTTTTTCCGTACCATCTTTTTGTTCCCCATGTCGCTGTCGTTCATCGTGACCGGCACCATCTGGCGCTGGATGCTACAGCCCCAGGGTGGGGTCAACCAGCTTCCTACCCTGGTGGGGCTGCCCAAGGGCGAGTTCGCCTGGCTCACCAGCCGCGAGCAGATCTGGCAGGTGAGCTGGAACGATCTGCCCTTCATCACCGCGCTGGTAGTGAGCGTGGTGCTGGTGTTTATCGCCATTGCGGCTTTCCGGGGCGGTGAACGGCGGCGGGGCTATATTGCCACTGGCTCGGCGGCCTTGCTGCTCTTGTGGGCCTTTACCCTGGGCCGCACCCTGCAACCCCTGCCCTTCGACGAGCTGCACGGCTTCAACCTGGCCTTTATAGGCATTATCCTGGCCGCCGTCTGGCAGATGTCGGGCTACACCATGGCCCTGTACCTGGCGGGGCTGCGCGGCATCCCCGAGGAACTGCGGGAGGCCGCCCGAGTAGACGGCGCCTCGGAGTGGCAGCTGTATCAGCGCATCATCTTCCCGCTGCTGGCTCCCATCACGCTCTCGGCCATGATTATTCTGGGCCACATCAGCCTGAAAATTTTCGACCTGATCTTCGCCATGGCCGGGGCCGACAACGCCCCTACCGACGTACCCGCCCTGCTCATGTACCTGACCACCTTCCGGGCCAACCAGATTGCCAAGGGGGCGGCCATTGGGATGATTCTGCTCTTGCTGGTAGCCGCCGTGATTGTGCCCTACCTGTACAGCCAGCTTAAAAGCGAGGTGCGGCGATGATTGGGCGTGTGCTTCAGTACGCGGTGCTCTTTGTGGCCACGCTGTTCTTCCTGCTGCCGGTCTACCTGGTGATCGTGACCGCGCTCAAGGAACCTTCGGCCATTACCCTGAGCAGCACCTGGCAACTACCGAAGGTCTGGTACTGGGAGAGCTTTGCCCAGGCCTGGATCGCCTTTTTGCCCAAGCTGCAAAACAGCTTTTTTCTGACCGTTATTGCTACCCTGCTCTCGGCCATGCTGGGCTCGCTGAACGGCTACGTGCTGGCCAAATGGAAATTCCCTGGGGCCAACATCGTTTTTCCCCTGATGCTCTTCGGCATGTTCATCCCCTATCAGGCCGTGCTGATACCGCTCTTTCAGTTTGTGCGCGAGATTGGGCTGGGTGGCACGCTGTGGGGCCTCATTCTGGTACACGTGGTGTACGGGCTGCCCATCACCACCCTGATCTTCCGCAACTATTACGCCGAAATCCCCGACGAGATGATCGAGGCCGGGCGCATTGATGGGGCGGGGTTTTTTGGCATCTACAGCCGCATCGTGTTCCCGCTCTCGGTGCCGGGGTTTGTGGTGGTGATCATCTGGCAGTTCACCCAGATCTGGAACGAGTTTTTGTTTGCCGTGACGCTGGTAAGCAGCCCGGCCAACCAGCCCATCACGGTAGCCCTGGCCCAGCTTGCGGGCGGCGAGGCGGTAAAGTGGAACCTGCCCATGGCGGGGGCGCTGCTGGCCGCGTTGCCCACGCTTTTGGTCTACATTTTCCTGGGGCGCTATTTCATTCGGGGGCTGTTGGCGGGGTCGGTGAAGGGGTAGCCCACCTTTACAAACGTACATACCGCACGTGCGTGGCGGTAGGGCTCTGCAAAACCCGGTCTATGCGAAACTGCGGGAGGGGCTCCTGCAGGTTCTCAAAAAGCCGCCGCCCGCCGCCGAACAACACCGGCGCCAGGGCAATCTCCAGCTCGTCCACCACCCCCAGGTTCAGGTACTGCTGGATTACGTTTGCGCCGCCGGAAATGCGGATGTCCCGGCTACCTGCGGCTTCTCTGGCCAGCACCAGGGCTTGCTCGGGCCCCTCGTTCACAAAGTAGAAGGTAGTGCCGCCAGGGCGCACCCAGGGGTCTCTGGGCTGGTGGGTGAGCACAAATACCGGCGTGTGAAACGGGGCCTCCTCCGGCCAGCCCCGCTCGCCGCCGTCGAACATGCGCTTGCCCATGATGTGAGCGCCGGTGCGTTCGGCGGTATGGCGGAGCATCTCGTTCACGGGGCCGGTTTCGCCCCCGGAGCCAAGCTTGAGACTCTCGAGGAAGTGTTGCTGATTAAAAATCCAGCCCATCAGGGCACCCCACTTGGCACCCCAGTTCTTGTACTCGGGCCTGTCCCAGTTCTCCATGGTCATGCCTTCGGGGGCCATGTAGCCATCCAGGCTGAGGGCAATGTTGACGAATACTTTGCTCATGATTTTCCTCTCGAGATTCCCTCGATAGCCTAACACCAGGGGGTCGTTGTCTGCATCCTGTGGTCTCTCTCCCTGCAAAACGCTACGCGCAGCGGAATATTTTTTCCAGGGGCCACCCCTTGGCCAGCTCATCCACCAGCTTGTCCAGGTACCTGACCTGCTGGGTAAGCGGGTTCTGGATTTCCTCCACCCGGTAACCGCAGATGACGCCGGTGATGAGACGGGCGCTGGGGTTCAGGCGGGCCTGGGCAAAAAAATCCTCGAGGCTCGAGCGGGCCTCGAGGTGCTTCAGGATTTCTTCATCGCCGTAGCCTGTCAGCCAGGCAATCACCTGGTGTAGCTCGGCCCTGGTTCGGCCCTTCTTCTCTACCTTAGCAAGGTAAAGCGGGTACACCGACGCAAACGTCATCGTGCGAATTCGCTCATCTGCACTTTTGAGGTTACGCACATATCTCTCCTTTACGTTTGCATCGTCCCTATCGTCATCCTAGTCGTCGGTAAGTCTCCAGTAGAACCGTATTTCTCCCTCCGAGCACGAACAGTCTGCCGTTTGATTCACAAAAAGCAAACCGCTTCCCAGATGATGTTAACGCACGTTTTGCACGGAGGTATTTTCTGAAAGCGCCCTAGACCAGCGCAGCCTGGGCCGTAGCGAGGGCTTAGCGCAAAGCCTATGGGGCCGTGCTGAAGCTACGGGCTGGGGTGGTGGCCGAGAAAAAGGTGGTGTCCCAGCCAAAGGCGGGGTAACCCAGGGGCCAAGAGTCTGTAGCAAAAGCATCTATGTTAGCGAAAGGCCCGTAGCAGGTGAGACCCCAGGTGTAGGTACGGTTCGCCTCGAGCCCCGGAACCACCGTGGTGCGGTCGGTGTAAAAGGTGCGGGTGGGCTGGCCTGCGCTGCTCAGGAACAGGAGACAGATGCTCGTGGCCGGCCGCGACCATTGCAAGGGGGTATTGAGCGAAAGGCCGCTTTGGTTTTGGCCGGGGCTCAAGGGGTTGGGGGCTACAGGTAGGTTGAGGTTGATCAAGCCATTGGGCCCCAGGCCGTTTTGCTGGAAGCTGAGGGTGCGGCCATCAGGGGCGTCGGCGTAGGCGGCGAAGGTGAGGGTTTTGCCCGGAATCACCGGGGTGGCCCAGGACAGGTTTAGAGGGCTTTCCGCGTTGTTGGAGGCAACCAGGAAGAGTGAGCGGGCCTCGAGGTTCACATAAAGCTGCCTCGAGCGCAGGGTCAGGCCGCTGGGGTTGGTCAGGTTCACGCTCAAGGCCCCGGTACTGATAGGCGCAACCCCTACATTCAGGCTGACGCTCTCCCCAGGGTCGAGCGAGACCACCCGGCTGCCGTAGGCCAGAAAGGCCTCGGGGGTGCCGGGCGCACCGGCTGCATGCCGCCATTGCAGGGCATACACCCGGCCCTGCACGCTTCCGGTGCCGTTCCAGGCTGTGCTCAGGGTATAGGCCGGGCCCTGGCCGGGAAAGAGGGCCTGCAGGTTGTAACCGGGGGGCACGAACTGGGTCAACCTGGCCTGGGGCGCCCCAAACACCACCTGCACCCCGGTGTTAGAGGGGTTGGGGAAAGTAATGCCACTCCCTGACTGGGGCAGTAGGGTGCCGCTCAGGCTGGCGGTTTGCTCGGCGGGGGCCCCGCCCTGGCTGGTGAAGAGCAGCAAGAGAGGGTCTGGCCGGCTCAGGCCCAAAAAGGTGTGCTCCTGGGTAGCAGCAGGCCGCACGGTGAGGTCGTAGGGGGGGCGAACCCCGCTCAGGCTGAAGCGGCCCTCGGCGTCGGTGTTCACACACCGGCTACCCTGGCAGACCGGCACATTGGCCAGCGGCTGCCCAAAGCGGTTTTTGGCCTGACCGCTCACGCTAATCTGGCTGCTGGCCGAAACCCCCAAGTTGAGGGTGCGCTCACGCTTGAGCACCTGGCCGCTTACATTGGCGGTAGCTCGCACCAGCAGGGTGTACTCACCTGGGGCTAGACCGCTGGAGGGGTTCAGGGTCAGGGTGCTGCTGCTCTGGATGGGGTTCTGGCTGAAGCTGGCATTGACGCCCAGGGTGCTGGGAACGCGCACCAGCGAAAGCTGCACCTCGGCGCTGAAGCCGCCGGTTTTTTCCAGCGTGACCTCGAGGCTCCCGGTAGTACCAGCCTCGAGGTTGAGCGTGCCGTTAGAAAGGGCAATCTGAAAGTCGCCTACCACGGGCGGGGGTGGGGGTGTGGGGTTTCCACCCGCACAACCCGCAATCAGCAGCAAAGAGAGCAACCGGTAGCGCATCTGAACCTCCTAGTTAATGCACGGCGGCAGCCGGAAGTCCTGCGCAGCAACCGTCGGGCGGGCCGGGGGGCCGGCGTTGCCGTCGGTGACCTCGAGGAAAAGTCGGAAGCGCAACCCACAGGTAGCCCCGGCATAAAGCGAGGTCAGGTTGGCGATCATCACCGTGGGCAGGTCGGTGCCGCTGCTGGTAAAGCTAATGTTTCCCGAGCCGCCCGGTACGTTCTGCTGCGTGCCGGAGATGGGGTTGCCGCTGCCGTCCAGCCGCTGGATTTTCCAGGTGTAGGTAAGCATCTGGTTCTCGTTGTCCTGCACCCAGCCCTTAAGGGCAATCTGGGTGTAGCCGATCTCGGGGTTGACCCCGGCGGGCTGGGTGATGAGGGCATTGGGCGGGTAGTTGGTGGGGGCCGGGCTTACGCTGACGTTCACCGTGGCGCTCCCCTTCTTGCCGCGGGCGTTGCTGACCTCGAGGGTCAGGGTGCGGGGGCTCGTGCTGCTGGCAAAGGTAATGGTAGGAGTGCCGCAGGCATTGGAAGGCAGGGTATCGGCGGCCACATTACTTTTCCAGACCGCACTGGCGCAGTTCTGGGTGCTAAGGCTGGGGTCGAGCCAGCTCCCCTGCAAGAGCACCGTCTGCCCGACATAGAAGCCCTGATTTGGCTTAGGGTTGAGAATCTGGACGCTGGGCGGAGGGTCTTGCACATTCAGGCTCAGGGTGGCGCTGCTGCTCTGACCCGCACTGTTGCTGGCGCTGGCAGTGATGGTGCGGGGGCCTTCGGTGGTGAAGGTGTAGGTCAGGCAGGGGGGCGTGGCGTTGGCGGCGATACTACCCAGGCTGCCCTCCACGTTGCTGCTCAGGCTCACTGCCTTGGGCCCATCCTGAGGATCGTAGGCGGTGGCGCAAAGGCTATAGGGCTTGAGGAGTTGCGGCGAGCCAAGCCCTGCCTGCGTAAGCGTCACGCTAGGCGGCTGAGGGGTGGCCTGGGCAATGGTGCCCAGATTTTTGTCGTAGACCTTCAGGTCGTAGTCCAGGCGGAACTCGGTCACACCCAGGTCAATGCCCAGATGAAGGCCCAGGTAGGCCTCTACCCCGGCGGAAAGCCGCCAGACGGGGTTGCGCGGCACTGCTGCGTCCATCTCCAGGTAGCCCCCCAGCTTGGCGTAGGGCCCCACAATGCCATACAGCAGCACATCGGCCTTGCCCAAAAGGCTCCCCCGCACTGAAGCGCCAGCGTTGGCCCCGCTCAGGCCGGCATTGAAGCTCTCACCAAAGCTGCTGCAGTTGTTAAAGCCGTCCTTGTATTCCAGGCAGGCCTGGGCGTTCAGGCTCTGGGTGGCGCCAAAGCTGAGGCCCGCACTCACCTGCCCGGAGGCGTTCACCACCATCTTCAGGCTAGGCACAAATACCAGCGGCACCGGCCCCACAAACACCGTGATGGGGGTAAAGTTGAAGCTGGCCAGCTCTTTTTCTTTGTTGATGCTGTAGCCCAGCCCGGAGCTCACCTTGACCTCGGCACTTTGCTTTATGCCGTAGGCCGCCTTGAAGTAGACCCCGTTGGGGTAGGCGGGCACCCCAAAGACCTTTTTCCAGCTCACCCCGGCACTAAAACCGTTTTGTACGTCAAAAAACACCTTACCCGAGACTCGCACCTGATCCTGGGTGGTGGAAAGGTTGTTGTCCTGGTCGTAGAGCACCTCGTCGAAGCTGAAGTCCAGGGTGGCCATGGGCCTGACCCCACCCTGGGCGCTGTAGGAGGTGAGGCCGCCGGCAAAGCGCACGCTCTGGGCCAGGGCCTGGGCCGATTGCAGGTCGGAGGGGGTGAGGGTCTTCTGGAACTCGGCCTCGCCCTGCTCGAGGGCCTCGCCGATATCGGCCTCCTCAGTCTGCACCGTTACAGTGTTCCCTGCGCGGCTGATGCTCTTGACTTTTTGCAAGAGGCCGTAGGGGGCTGCTGGGCTGGGCTCGCTCACCAACACCTGTCCAACCTCGAGGGCCTGGAGCTGGGGGTTGTCGGCGCTAAAGGTCAGGGTCGCCTGACAAAGCGGCCGATTCTGGTTGGTGTAGTCCTGGCAGGCCGGGGCGTTGTGGAGGGTGAAGCCAGACAAAGAGGCCCGGCTCTGGGGGCTTAGCACCCGGGTATCGGGGTCAATCCTGGGCTCAATCCGGCTGGGGGAACCACCCCCACAGGCCGCGAGCAGCAGGGCTAGGGCTGCGATTCCGCTTGGGTAGCGCATGCTTCCTCCTTTGCGTGCTCGAGGGCCGTCACCAGGTCTTCCATGCGGGCAAAGCCTTGCCGGCCTCCGCCGCGCAGGGGTTCAAGACTGTAGCGCCATTGCTGCTCGCCATCGCTCCAGATGCGGAGCACATAGCACAGTTCCTGGCGACCCTCTGGCATGGTTGCAGGGTACAAGGGGGGGCGTCAATTGAGCGTCAAGCGGAGGTGCAGCTATCCAAAACAACACCGACCCTAGCGCAGCCGCCGAGGCAACCCCTCTAGCTGGCTTTGCCGGAGTTCTTGGGCCCTCCGCAGGGCTGCGGCGGCCTGGGGGTGTTGCCCCAGGTGGGCGTGGGCCTCGCTCAGCAAGCGGTAGGCAGGCACGCTCAGGCACAAGAGTTCCTGGGCCAGGGTCTGGGCCAGGGGCTCGGGGTCGGGGCTGCTCCGCCAAAGCGAGAGGCGCAGCTCTCCCATCCGCCAGGCCAGGTGCTGCACCGGGGTCTGGGGCCGGCAGCGAGCAAGAAGGAACTCGAGCAATTCTTCTTTGTGGGCATGCGCCAGCAGGTCGAACTCAGCCCCTACGACGAGGTCGCCCAGGCGGGCTTCGCGCAAGCTGGGCAGCAGGGTCTCGATGGGTGCGGTTTCCTCCGGGCAGCGCCAAAAACCCAGCAAAGCCCGGTTGTAGTGGCAGGCCCACACCAGCCGCTTGTCCTGGGTCGCCTGGGCCAGCGCCAAAGCCTCTTCCAACCGGCCCTCGGCCTCCGGGTAGACCGCCAGATAGCCCAGCAGCTCCACCTGCACCAACAAGACCTGTGCCTGCAAACCGGGGCCCAGGGGCCGGGCCAGCTCGAGGGCTTCCTCCAGGGTATTCCAGGCCGGGCCGAACTGCCCCTGCAAAAAGTAAAGGTAGCCCAGATTGCGGTAGCTGGTGGCCTCGGTGCGGGCATCCCCCAAGCTACGCGAAAGCTCGATGGCCTCGGTAAAGCGCTTGGTGGCTTTGGCGTAGTGGCCCAGGCGCAGGGTCGTAGCGGCTAGATTTTGCAACAAGCTGCCTGCTAAGGCCAGCTGCCCCTCCCGCCGGGCCAGGGT includes:
- a CDS encoding ATP-binding protein codes for the protein MGRLRITAFAAGSATRRNPVAVPLPSTRYVGRISGPLLNRFDLVVEVPRLTLEELARAPEGEPTALVRERVLLARERMQSRQGKLNSELFGRTLRQHTALSPSSEALPQATTQRLALSARSYDRILRVARIIADLAGAEHIQEAHLAEALTYRRSLH
- a CDS encoding ROK family transcriptional regulator, whose product is MARSVPLDQQTIKRQNRRLILEALRRNGPLSRAELARVVGLTKSTVSSLIQELLDEQVLFEGTLQTSGLGRPGTSLEFHSEGAMALGVELAVENTALILLDLNSQTQGQWEWVESPSTSLPERLHKLAAQVQVHVPNFERLLGIGLAVPGVIKQDRTLVYAPNSGPGWRNERPAETLEALLGLPVILDNDANASAFGETFWGENHSPLLYIMLSTGLGTGLVVDGQVYRGRTGAAGELGHWLIGPKRHPSSTSVVEGELSLRSAVNHYQAQSGRSEGFQGILERADEGDPFALQTLERLAQRLGHFIANVAVAFDPAVVVLGGPGAEAWAWLEAPLRSTLKELAFIPEHAELPVRPSAFGHLAPAMGAAALVLQRFLANGGTRDWSPPISTLGTRQTIGAPTLWRK
- a CDS encoding ABC transporter substrate-binding protein, which gives rise to MRKFFLALVAAALGSLALAQSGKLEIFSWWAGDEGPALQALIDLYKKRYPNVEVINATVTGGSGVNARAVLKTRMLGGDPPDSFQVHAGQELIGTWVVADRMEDLTPLFQQEGWMNRFPKGLIDLLSYKGKIYSVPVNIHRSNVMWYVPAKLREWGVQPPKTWAEFLTVCQTLKSKGLEAPLALGENWTQQHLWESVALGVLGANDYTNLWNGKLRFNDPKVVAVWNTFGRVLDCANKDASGLSWQQAVDRVLEGQAAFNIMGDWAAGYMTTTKGLKPGEGFGWAPAPGTAGVFMMLSDSFGLPKGVKNRTNVLNWLRLVGSKEGQDAFNPLKGSIAARTDSDPSKYNAYLQSAMRDWRNNRIVGSLVHGAVAPESFMSQFGTVMEIYLSGRNAQAASNAAQAIATQVRLGQ
- a CDS encoding sugar ABC transporter permease; this encodes MNWFRNKDTLYGFLVILPSLILLGIFVYGFIFQTFYTSLTDWGRDPAQALSANPQIRFIGFENYRELFTGFVDARFRQDLVNTFFFTVFFILGCLGVGLGLAIVLDRSPKGEGFFRTIFLFPMSLSFIVTGTIWRWMLQPQGGVNQLPTLVGLPKGEFAWLTSREQIWQVSWNDLPFITALVVSVVLVFIAIAAFRGGERRRGYIATGSAALLLLWAFTLGRTLQPLPFDELHGFNLAFIGIILAAVWQMSGYTMALYLAGLRGIPEELREAARVDGASEWQLYQRIIFPLLAPITLSAMIILGHISLKIFDLIFAMAGADNAPTDVPALLMYLTTFRANQIAKGAAIGMILLLLVAAVIVPYLYSQLKSEVRR
- a CDS encoding carbohydrate ABC transporter permease codes for the protein MGRVLQYAVLFVATLFFLLPVYLVIVTALKEPSAITLSSTWQLPKVWYWESFAQAWIAFLPKLQNSFFLTVIATLLSAMLGSLNGYVLAKWKFPGANIVFPLMLFGMFIPYQAVLIPLFQFVREIGLGGTLWGLILVHVVYGLPITTLIFRNYYAEIPDEMIEAGRIDGAGFFGIYSRIVFPLSVPGFVVVIIWQFTQIWNEFLFAVTLVSSPANQPITVALAQLAGGEAVKWNLPMAGALLAALPTLLVYIFLGRYFIRGLLAGSVKG
- a CDS encoding dihydrofolate reductase family protein; this encodes MSKVFVNIALSLDGYMAPEGMTMENWDRPEYKNWGAKWGALMGWIFNQQHFLESLKLGSGGETGPVNEMLRHTAERTGAHIMGKRMFDGGERGWPEEAPFHTPVFVLTHQPRDPWVRPGGTTFYFVNEGPEQALVLAREAAGSRDIRISGGANVIQQYLNLGVVDELEIALAPVLFGGGRRLFENLQEPLPQFRIDRVLQSPTATHVRYVRL
- a CDS encoding DUF2200 domain-containing protein; translated protein: MRNLKSADERIRTMTFASVYPLYLAKVEKKGRTRAELHQVIAWLTGYGDEEILKHLEARSSLEDFFAQARLNPSARLITGVICGYRVEEIQNPLTQQVRYLDKLVDELAKGWPLEKIFRCA